From a region of the Balaenoptera ricei isolate mBalRic1 chromosome 11, mBalRic1.hap2, whole genome shotgun sequence genome:
- the RHO gene encoding rhodopsin yields MNGTEGLNFYVPFSNKTGVVRSPFEYPQYYLAEPWQFSVLAAYMFLLIVLSFPINFLTLYVTVQHKKLRTPLNYILLNLAVANLFMVFGGFTTTLYTSLHAYFVFGPTGCNAEGFFATLGGEIALWSLVVLAIERYVVVCKPMSNFRFGENHAIMGLAVTWIMALACAVPPLVGWSRYIPEGMQCSCGIDYYTLSPEVNNESFVIYMFVVHFSIPLIIIFFCYGQLVFTVKEAAAQQQESATTQKAEKEVTRMVIIMVVAFLICWVPYASMAFYIFTHQGSNFGPIFMTIPSFFAKSSSIYNPVIYIMMNKQFRNCMLTTLCCGRSPLADDEVSTTASKTETSQVAPA; encoded by the exons ATGAACGGGACGGAGGGCCTGAACTTCTACGTGCCTTTCTCTAACAAGACGGGCGTGGTGCGCAGCCCCTTCGAGTACCCGCAGTACTACCTGGCTGAGCCGTGGCAGTTCTCCGTGCTGGCCGCCTACATGTTCCTGCTGATCGTGCTCAGCTTCCCCATCAACTTCCTCACGCTCTACGTCACGGTCCAGCACAAGAAGCTGCGCACGCCTCTCAACTACATCCTGCTCAACCTGGCCGTGGCCAACCTCTTCATGGTCTTCGGTGGCTTCACCACCACCCTCTACACCTCTCTGCACGCGTACTTCGTCTTCGGGCCCACGGGATGCAACGCGGAGGGCTTCTTTGCCACCCTGGGCG GTGAAATTGCCCTGTGGTCCTTGGTGGTCCTGGCCATCGAGCGGTACGTGGTGGTGTGTAAGCCCATGAGCAACTTCCGCTTCGGGGAGAACCATGCCATCATGGGCCTCGCCGTCACCTGGATCATGGCTCTGGCCTGTGCCGTGCCCCCCCTCGTCGGCTGGTCCAG GTACATCCCGGAGGGAATGCAGTGCTCGTGCGGGATTGACTACTACACGCTCTCGCCAGAGGTCAACAATGAGTCCTTCGTCATCTACATGTTCGTGGTCCACTTCTCCATCCCCCTGATCATCATCTTCTTCTGCTACGGGCAGCTGGTCTTCACAGTCAAGGAG GCGGCTGCCCAACAGCAGGAGTCGGCCACCACGCAGAAGGCCGAGAAGGAGGTCACTCGCATGGTCATCATCATGGTCGTGGCTTTCCTGATCTGCTGGGTGCCCTATGCCAGCATGGCGTTCTACATTTTCACCCACCAGGGCTCCAACTTTGGCCCCATCTTCATGACCATCCCGTCGTTCTTTGCCAAGAGTTCCTCCATCTACAACCCCGTCATCTACATCATGATGAACAAGCAG TTCCGGAACTGCATGCTCACCACCCTGTGCTGTGGCAGGAGCCCACTGGCTGACGATGAGGTCTCCACCACTGCCTCCAAGACAGAGACCAGCCAGGTGGCGCCTGCCTAA